From Dendropsophus ebraccatus isolate aDenEbr1 chromosome 2, aDenEbr1.pat, whole genome shotgun sequence, a single genomic window includes:
- the THEM6 gene encoding protein THEM6 isoform X3: MWMVVLVLALTTVLFCLLDVWYFIRAFLAVLRARLQPVVKDLLKEHTFSGVVLPHDLDFLLHMNNSRYLREADFARLSYFTRSGLFGAIHSMGAGMVMAACTVRYRRSLRLLEAFEIRTRLLCWDEKAFYVEQRFVAPRDGFVCAILLSRQHIIGNCPDKVVQTMCKRKVESPEFPDEVMHWIDYNDNSSQKLRAESGVSSSSKEQ; this comes from the exons ATGTGGATGGTGGTGCTGGTCCTGGCCCTGACTACGGTCTTGTTCTGCCTGCTGGATGTCTGGTATTTTATCCGTGCCTTCTTGGCGGTGCTCAGGGCGCGTCTCCAGCCCGTAGTGAAGGACTTGCTGAAGGAGCACACCTTCTCCGGCGTGGTTCTTCCTCATGACCTGGACTTTCTTCTCCACATGAACAATTCCCGCTACCTCCGCGAGGCCGACTTTGCCCGACTTTCCTATTTTACGCGCAGTGGGCTATTTGGAGCCATTCACTCGATGGGGGCAGGGATGGTGATGGCGGCCTGCACGGTACGCTATCGGCGCTCGCTTCGTCTGCTGGAGGCCTTTGAGATCCGCACACGTCTGCTCTGCTGGGATGAGAAGGCCTTCTACGTGGAGCAACGATTCGTGGCCCCCCGGGATGGATTTGTGTGTGCCATTCTGCTAAGCCGACAGCACATCATAGGCAACTGCCCCGACAAAGTGGTACAGACCATGTGTAAGAGAAAG GTGGAGTCTCCCGAGTTCCCCGACGAGGTGATGCACTGGATCGATTACAACGACAACAGCAGCCAGAAGCTGAGAGCCGAGAGCGGGGTCTCCAGCAGCTCCAAAGAGCAGTAA